One Aptenodytes patagonicus chromosome 7, bAptPat1.pri.cur, whole genome shotgun sequence genomic window, AAGCATTCACACTTCATCCCATTCTTGTTGTCCATTGTTTCAAAGGTGGCACATTCTAATGGCATCTGAAACAATGAAATTGCAgagcaaatatatataaatgaatgCCAAACAGCGGATTACCTTACAGTGTTATGTTATGTTTGAAGAAACGAGTCACAAAGACGTCTGGgttcaaaattaatttgtttatttcGCTGTGGAGGAGTTATGATGGAGATTTGTCTGCAGGAGACAATGGAAATACCATCAAAGCAGCTTTTACAGCACTCACAACGTCGACTCCTTTGATAGTTTCCAGCATCTGCAGTGCTTCTATGTAGGAAGAAGGTTTTCTGATCTTCACCAGACACTGTATTTTAGAAGATGAGAGCAAAAGGCATCGGGCTTAATGAAGAATTCTTGAAGGGTATCCTTGTAAGTAATTGATTTGCATTACATATTTGAAATTCTAATGAGATAGCGAGATAATAATGAGAGAAGGGTTGTCATCTGGTTGTCATTTTTCACAAGCATAAAGCAGTGACTCTGGGTGGAATTTGTGAAGTATATGTGTGAAAATATGGGCCCCATTTTTTGTTGATGTAGCAAGGTTACAGGTTTTATGACTTGTAGTCTAACTTGTGGGGAGTCCACAGCAGTGTAAGAAGGTATAGGATTAGGACCATGCCTACGACATACgtgcttttaaaacactttataaGAGAGAAGTTCTGAAAGTTGGCATGTTTCAAGGAGAGCAATGCCAACCCTGTGtttaccactgaaaaaaaatatggcACCTAGCTGGCAATGTGCTGATTAGCAACTTTTGGCACAGAATCTTAAATTAACAGGTAACGCTCAGTACTGAACACTTCTTCAAACCAGGGTTTATGTTGCTTGAGGTGGGCAGCTTTAACTGACGTTTTGAAAACACTGGGAATCCTGAGCAGAGGTCAGTTGAGTCTCTGTGTGGGTGTTCTCCTCATTTACACtagttttattttgaatttgtcaGCTTATTCTTGAGTATGTAGCGCCCTTTCGtgatacttgtttttctttactaCAGGACAGTAATTGAAAAGGTTTTCAAAACCTTTCTGCATCAGCCAAACAAGACAATGGTATAAAAGAAGTTGGAAAAGGAATTGTAAGTGTTAAAGAAAACGTGGGGTTTGTAGCATTTCAAAACAGACGAATTGAATACGTTGGCCTATGTGAGTGTCACTTGCTATACTCAGATATTATTCATTGAATATCTAACCACATACTCAAAATCATGAGTGCTTGAGGAACAGTAAAAATTGCATGTGTTTCCCAACATGGTGCAGTTAGGGCAGTGGAAAACTTTTTCAACACTTGTAAtgtgttctctctctttttcaggaGCCAGGGAGATGAAGGACTTATCTCCCTCATCTCAAAACTCCCTTTGctgctatttctctttttttttcttcaaatgttcaTATACCCATGTTAATTAATTtctaatataattaaaaataaatgttttcagataaTTCATCATAGTTTGCTTGGTTTTTCCCCTCGGTGTGGAAGTGTGAGAGTAAGTGTAAGAACAGAGAAGGCTGCAAGTGTCTTAGGTCCTCCACCTTTCTTTTCGGTTTCTTTTGGTTGATTGTCTTTCTTTTGTGACTAGGCCAAATTTTCAAATGCTGTCTCTTAAACAGAACATCAAATTGCCACTTAAATTCCACCTGGCTTGCAGGATAGGAGTGGGTATTGACTAtattctctgctttgtttttgttcttaaaCAGAAACCACTGTTAGACAATGACCATTCCTCTTTCAAGGTAGGCTGAATTGTAAGGCTTCAGGATTGCAGGTGCATTTTAAATGCCTgtataattatttcattaattgaACATACTGTTAAAGAGCTGGTACTTGAAAATTGTATCTATAGAAAGAATTTGAACATATCAGTTTTCTGCCttccttaaaattacttttgatgGTGTGATTATGATATGCAAATGTGACTTAAATGTACTAATGTGAAGATATTTTCAGCCCTAGAAACACAAATAAGACTTTCTTCCAAGAAAGTTTTGATAGTTCTTTATTGTGAATACATACAAATCATTTTCATAAATCATGTAATGGTATTTATAGATACTCAATGTTAAATGATTAATTTTAGTCACTAAACAGATTTTATgttttactgatttattttacataatttttcccttttttggatTTTAGTGTACTCTGTAGAGTTTACAGCATCCCAGAGAATATACAAGTATTTTTACTCAATTTTCATAGAAGGAAAGTGTTTCAAATGGCTTATGTTTTTGACTGTATTGCAAAGCACTTTTGTTATTTCCTCATTATGCTAACTGCTAAAGTAATATTCTCTGCCTATTGTTTGCAGTATGATAAATATGTGATTTTGGCATTGTGATTTAAGCACAATCCTGCAAATTGTTCATTTGGGGTGGGGCTGGAAGAAGTTAATTCCAGATTAAAATGTGCTCGTGGTGGCAGATTTATGAGGATTAGCCTAATTGTCTAAATGAAAACTCAAATCATtccatttctgtatattttttaacTCTACATTTACATGACATAACTGTAGGCTGAACttgttgtttctttcctctaAATATGATCATAAACAACAAATTTGGATTTAAAACTTAACCTTTAATATTCTTACTCTGAAACAGCGCTTTAGCTAAGATTAGTCTTTAAATTCTTAGCAGTATGTTGAAGGCCTAGTTATACTTTACCTGCTTTTGGTCTTTGACGAATTTTTATACGTCTATTCCTATTTGAATAGCTAAAAAGAAAGACATGAGTTTTCAGTGGGCATAGCTAATGTAACGAAGATCCATTTTTAACCATCTGCAAATAGGAGTCACCCGTTTTTCCCCAGAGGCACTAGAGATCTATTCATCGAGTACAATTGCTTCTATGACAAGCAACGTTATCATATGAGCTCCCGTAGTCTCTGATCAagctttcttttgaaatcagTAGGTTCTCATCTTTCTGCTACCACCCCATTAGTATTGGAAAGCTCTTCCAGAATTTTGTTCATCTGCTTCTTTGAAAGTGGTGTCTGGATTCCCATACGTACTGTTTGCCCAAGTTGTCCTTTGCGTAGTCCCCCCACCCACAGACATTCACCCTGAAGTATTTATCAAGTTACTTCCCAGCTATTCTGTTACAAACTAAGCAGGACAAGGTCTTTTGCATATATACGGGAAATGACAAAAATCTAAAAGGAATACAGTGTAAATAAGTGCACCTACTTGttttagatgcttttttttttccagacatgcaAACTTACAATTATATGCATAATCACTCCTGGTCTTTATGCTAAAAACAAGCTACttatagttaaaaagaaaagaaattctaaaatattttccataagaTAAAAGTAACACCACAGCCATATTTTTATGTAGTTTAAACGAATCTCTACGCATTTTTAATAAGCACACGTAAAGACTACCCCTTTAGTTTTAGTACTGCTTATGTAACTGATTTTTGCAGATCATTGACAAGGAAACAAATTTTATCGgctaatgaaagaaattaaactaaACTTGCAAACTCATATTTAGGGAAGGCGATGGAACAAAACATGTGCATATGCAGTACCTGACATTAAGGGCTATGTGCCTAGACCTGTTGACACCAAGGAAGAATGAATGTCCTGTGTTCCCAtcacttttcaaaaggaaaaatacgTGTGCCAAATATTTGACTGTGGTTGACTGCAGATGCTAGAAAAGGTGGGTGATACTACAGCATATAGGTGCAATTGGCATTGTATGAAGTTTTGCATAACTGATTGCGCCTGGTACAGTTTCTGTCTGTATCTATCTTAGGTATTTACAAGGCATCTATCACCTTGGTACCTAAGCAGTTTGAAAAATGCACCCACCCCAGGAGGCATGATGCAGATACAGGCAGAGGCCCAGGtccagagcagcagaggcaggtcCCAGGAAGCTCCCCAACTGTGTTACCGCTGTTGTTGAGCTCCTGGCCCACTTGTTGTGGCCAAGGAACATCTCCACCTACCTGTCAGCAGGAAGACGGTACCCCACCCCTCACGTCCAGCTCCACTGGTGGGGAATCTGAAAAGGAAAGATAATGGAAAAGGCAACGATCCAGTAGCAGAGGTGAAACAGAAATGGTGGGATTTCAAAAGGAGGGATTCTTAAAGAGCAGCACATCTCAGGGGAGGGATCAACTGCCAGTCCAAGTGGCAGGTAAGGCACAACACAGGCATAAATCTCAAATGTTCTTCAGTGAACAAAAGTTAAAGAAATACCTCTGATGTCTCTAAAGTTTGTCTATATCCAAAGCCCTGCTCTGTTCTCGGCCTCTGTCTCAGTCCTCTATCCCTACAGCTGAATCGACTGTTCAGTTCTCTGTGTATCTCAGCCCAATAATTGCTACAATCCTAAATACGTCTAATAACAAACTAAAGGACTCTCACTGATAATGAATGTTGCGGTGCAAAGAGACAGCATGGTATAGCATGTGCTCCAAAATGATGGACATATTCATGAACCTAAAGGCTGGAATAATCCTGGCTTCTAATCACAATGTTCAGAACAGGATCGGGCAAACCACAGGTCAGCCCTGCAGGCACAAAAGATGGAGCAGTTCTCCTGTGGCCACCAGGAGCAATGGCTGATCTACCACGTCAGACCAAGCTCTGTATCAGCCCAGTGCAAACACCCGTACAGGCAGCCAGCTACGGGCTTCGCTGCAGAAACAGAGGACCTGTctaacaggaaagaaaggaagatagCCAGGACTTTGATGAAGGTTCACTAGTTACTACTACCTGGACCTCTTTAATAAcagatctcattttttctttaaacacaacAGGATCAGCGAGGTAAAACAAAAACCAGTCTTCAGAAACCTGTGGGTCCCATGTGACTTTTGGAAATAGCTGCATAATACTTACAGTGATCAAACACTAAAGTTAAAGTGCAGTGGGTCACTGGCTTCCAGATGTTTATATTTCCTTTAGCCCATATGCATGCTCCTTTCTGATTCCCTTACTTGGTCATTTAAGGATCAAAACGGGAGTCATGCCCTGTCAGAGCAAGGGACACGAGGTTAGGAACATGAAGCAAGTCACAACTTTGAAGACTGCCCGTTTGTTGGCTGGTATCTCTAGGTATAAATATAAAGATATCTACAAAAGACCTAAGTGACCTATTTTGCCTGTAAGTCCTATATATCACTGTGAGCAAAGTGCTGCATGTAGGAATGGTGTGTAAAGTGGAAAAGACTAGAAAGATCAGAGAATCTGACCTCTTCCCTTAGCTGTGCTTCTTTGTACCCACTGTATTTAAAGCTTGGTTTTAAAAGAGAGGGATTTTTTAAAGCCAATTAACAACCAAGTAAGGTCAACCACGTGGATATGTAGTTTGGTCCGTAGCCAATTTTGACTTGACAGTCTTAGtgccctctctttttttttttttttttttttttaagaattcaccCCTTTGCCGAGGAAATGAGGTAAAGGCAGTTAGTCGAGGTAGCTCTTTCAGCCAGCTGTAATCCTACTGTCGGCAGCTGTTCAAAGCAGTCAGCCTCTTCTCTGGCCGATAAGGACAGTTTCTGGCCGAACCAAGTTTTCCAGTGCCCCTACTGTAACTGGCACACCTTTTCCACAGCACCAACCTAGCCGCTGGTGCAATCATCTTACCAAGATCCGGTCTGAATTTAGGGCGACCTTTGGTCATCAAGGAATGGATTTATTGGGCAGAGACTGACACATTCATCAAGGTGGTGTCAGCCATTGACCTTCAGGCAGTTTTCCCACGATTGCTCTGTAGTGAACGAAAGCTTGTGTAAGGCCATGCCTGTAACGCACCCTCGGTTTCCCCATGCCCTACGTCAATGCTTCACAAAGCTTCCAGAAACCGGAGTTACTAGAGTCGTTGAACACTTTGTTACAAATAATAACAGTTATGAATATTCCTCCTTTTCATTGCTAGTCAAGTTAACAAACCTATCCTAAAACCTGTGAATGTATTCATTATTCATAAGTATTCGCCAATAGTTTCCACAATTAACGTTCTGCCCATGGGTTTTCAGAGACTGTTTGCTTGTACTCTTTGTCATTTGTGTTATTGGTCACCTATGCCAGATGCTGTTCTTTCAGCTCTGAAAGGCTGAAAATACTGATTAGGAGGACAGCAAGTGGTAAATTTTCATAGAGAATTAGGAACTTTGCAAAAATTTATTAGGCTTTTTCAGAGAAACTTTTCTTTGCAAGCCTCTGGCAAATGTGTAAACATGCACAAATAACAAAAGTGTTATGATCCCCCTGAATCTGAACAAACCAAACTCAGTGATACTATTTACAGAAATATTCATAAATTAATGTggggtttggaggttttttattttgttttgcttcagatTTTGACTTTTAATTTAGTTTGGTTCTATTACTTACCAATTGCTAGGTGGGCTCTGTTTAGAACACTTGTCACGAAAATGGAGTTTTCAAATACGGGAAATTTTCGGATGACATGTCAAAAGCAATACAAAGACATTTTGTATGACCAGTGGCTCTACCAGAATGAATATATATGGTCCCTTATCTTTCTCCGATTCCATAGAATTTAACTGAAATGTGTGTTTGCTATGTGTGGTAAAAATAGGTCCcctgtttttttgttctttttttcatgtgtacTCAAATAGGAAAATGCTGAGGAATAATTTCACGGTCCTACACTATAGTTGTTAAGAGAGAGATTTGTTAATGAAGGATTGCAGCTACGGCTGTATTAGGCAAAGGGGGAGAAGAATTGCAAAGGAAGAAGCAGTTATTACAGTTAGGTTGATATACAGCCCCTTTCAAATCTCCATGGAGTGGAAGAGCCAATGATTGCATGACAGTTTGTCcctaaaattcattttcataaGGAGCTCATGCCTTTTTACAAATACAATCTCATCCTCACTTTCCATAAAACATGCAACTGGACAGTCCAGCCAGACACAGACAGAATGTGAATACTTTGAATGTGAATACTTTGAAGTAGTGAATATGCTAAATGCACAAATAATACCcattattttagcattttaaaaatcgTAATTATATTAAGCCACAGAGAATCCCTTTTAGAGCAGTATAATATTGGAGGCACTTGGGTGTAGAAATAATGAGTGCCACATTAGGATTAGGGTAGATGGGGACTGATATATAGGAGGAGGGATCCTTGGGTCTGTCAGAAGGagctttcatttaaaaccatacaaaataaaaaaataaaaataaaaaatcaaacaaaaaaaaccctgattcaTAAACAGAACCAGAAGTATCATTTAATATGACGTCAGCAACACCTTCCCAATGTAAGCTTACAGCTTCAAGTTGAGGTCTGAAGAGCAGCATATCAAGTATTTCAAAGAGCAGAAATTAATCCTTAAAGAATAACGTTTTTCAAGACTGGGATGCCAGAGAGTAGGCGTGACCCTGATCTGGCATTCAGACCGCTGTAGCGtgagcagcacagccagccagctAGCAACAGTCAGCCGCTGCTGTTCAGGTCACAGTCGTACCGACAACAGCGCTTCTCTCACGTATCCCTTGCCTGAGTGTGAGGAATGCAGGCTCTTTGGGCTACCCTACTGCAACATTTTAGCCAGGCCGCCCCAGATTAATTTCTGATGACCAAattgtcccccccaaaaaaaccaaagcgGACTCATTTTTTTATCTGAAGCATGGAAAGGGTGAGAGTTACGGCCACTGACTCACGTAATCAAGAATGGTGCTGGGCAGATCGCGCTCTACTATGAGCCAGTGATCGCTGCGGGTGCAAAAAGCGTAGCCATTTCTAGCCTTTGGGAGTGCATTTTATGTAGGGGAGGATTTAGAGTAAGCACATACGTAATATCCTCCTCGTTAACATCTGTAACAATGCCTCTTTGCACACTAAGCTGCCACAGGGAAGCGCTCGCACCCAGATTTCCACCATGTGCCCTCAGGCAAGGGAAGAGGTAGCCAGGGGAGGGCAAAACtaagtttattttcagaagacGATGAGATCCTGGCGAGCAATGCCCTCACATAGCGTTACCTACTGTTTggagaaaagaacaagaaaatccGGCCAATGTTGGGGAGGGCATTGCTCGCGGGATAAATGCTGTGGACAGCCACCCTCGTGCTGCAGCAGTGATTTGGGAGAGAGCgcactgggggtgggggtgacGTGAGACGTCGGACAAAAGCGAAGATAGCCAGCAGTGCTTCAGAACAACAAAGGGCTGCCCTCAGCCAGTGGTGGAGCACATCTGGCACCCCAGGAAGCTCAATTGGACACTTGGCCCTGAGCTCGTCCCAGGGATTTCTGACTGACACCACTGCAGTGCATAGGTGAGCTTTTTGCTAGGTTCACTGACATTTCCTGTCACAGTCACGATGAGGTGAATTGGTAGTTCCTGCCTTGGGATGCAGCATGGCTGTGTGTGTTATGGGTACAGGACAGTGTGCATTTATACCAAAAGCGGTTAATAACGTCAACTGCCACGTGCCCAATGCAGTCACTAAACTTTAGTCCGCCCTTCCGTTTGCCCAAACACATACACTCTGGCTTCCCAACTGGCTTCTTTCTATGTGTTGTCCAATGCATGTAGATACCTCCATCTGCCTGGCCTCAGATACAGTGGTTGTTGCTCCTCTATTTGATTGCCAGATGTCACTGGGGAACAAGATGGGGAGGTTCCTGGATCCTCGGGGCAAGCCGGCCGTCACCGAGGGAGCTCGCCGTCCACGCCGGCCGAAGAACAGGAATCTTCGGTGCCTGCCTCTGACGAAGACTCACCGGCCAGGACCACAGAGAGCTGGCAGTGGCCGTTGTCCTCGTCTGAAACGCACAGCAACGTTGGGGAGGATTTTGAGGGATTTCAAACGCCAGCGCGGACTCCGGAGTGTACCATGGACATACAGTCTCCCGGGGATCAGTCACTCAGTAGGACTCCTCAGTTTGAAAGTGACtctcctgaggaggaggagggaaatgaTGAAATGAATGAAGAGCACCGCGGTGTTGAGCCTGTCCCTAGGGATCGGGGTTGGAGAGGGCAGCCCCAGCTAACAGAGGGAGAGAAGCTGTTGATGGAAACCAACAGTAGGATTGTGCAGCTGCTGGAAAATATCAAGAGGGAGCATGCACAGTCCATGGGTCTCATGTCGCAGTCCATGGGCCGTATGGAGCTGCAGCTGGGCATTGTGGCTACCTCCACAAGAGCCATCCATAACTACCTGTCAGAGATTTTAGCTTTCCTCAAGCAGCCAAGGACGCAGGTCCTTGAAACACGCATCTCCCAAAGAGCCACCCCTCATGTCGAGTTAACCTGTGCCTCGACATGGACTGGTGAGGACGCAGTGGCATCCTCCACTGTGTGCTTACCAGGGGCCGAAGGGACGAGCGACTCTCGAGAACCACCGCAGGCCACGCTGCCTTGTCGCAGTGGCCGGCTGCAGAGAGCCATAACCGAGAGGGCCTCGTTGCCCATGCCTACACGCCAGGcaaaagggggagggaagaaaaaataaccacACCATAGgatttttaggggtttttttaatgtgcctgTCCTTTTAATTCTTAGCCATAAGGCCATCAGTGGCAGAATTCAACCATTTCCTACATTGGCTAACATTGTATTCTGGCTGACTAGATTAGTCTAACATTTTGTAGTTTATATTTGCACTGTTAACGATGTGTGCTGCTGGTATTTGAAGAACATTTGCCTCTGTTCTTTCACTTTAACTTCATACGAGCATTTTTTTACTCTGTGCCAGGCATTCATTGCTTTTCTTACAAATACAAGTCATTTCTTGAGGCAGCtgttttttgagttttctttctcCATTATCCCATCCCCTCTGAGCAAGCATTCTGGACTTGGTGGTAAGTATACAGGTCTTGGCAATACTCGCCTCCAAAACTGTGTTCGATCAGTCTTTGCCTGGTGTTTCTGGCATGCCAGCCTGAGGTGTTGGGGTTAGCCTGTACCGGATCATGATCATTCTTATCCTCTGTGGGTCTGACAAGCTCACTTTCTAAGACCCTCGGTGGAGCTAATCCACATGTCTTGGCTATGTCGTACAATAAGTAATGTTGCCAGGATCATACCTCATATTTATCTTTTGGGGCCTGTATAGTGATGTGCCACCAGATCTATCTAGGCACCTGACTCTCATTTTCAAAGTTCCTCTTATGATGGATCTGGTGGTTTGATGGGCAGCATTATAATTTTTCCTCTGAGAGAGTCTGGGGATTTGAAAGAGGAGTCACTAAGCAATGTGTTCTACGGGGATAAGAGCCATCTCCTGCAACAAATCTATTAGGAGGCGACTGTCCCCTGTAATTATCACAGATAtcaattatttaagaaaaagaaaaaaaagcaacttgcCTAGCAGCCAGACCTCTTGAGAATGTAAAAGTCATGACATGCTGTTGGGTACTGTGCCAATGTCTGTGATTAAGAGCTTTTCATCAGAGATGACCTACGTGTTGATAAAATGCAACTCCTTTCTGTGCCTTTAGGCCGTATAATTTCCTGAGGGctggcaccctgagcagagcATGGGTGCAATTGGTAACCCACAGGGCAGATGGAAACGCActttgcaataaattattttatatctgtTGGTGCTGCCTCTCTCGGGGGAATTTAATATAGTGGCACTCAAATTGCTATATGCATGCCGAGGCATCAGACTGGCTTATACATGTGGTATCCCTGACAGTTCTCCGAAAGGATGCTGTTACCAGGAGCCCCTTGAGCGGTGGTAACTAATTATCACAGGTGTAGCATGGCTCCTGTGTTTGACTCTCAACATACCGGTGTAACTTCTCGTAAAGGTTCAGAAGAGTTTATATGGCAAAGCAGTGACGAATTCCTCCTCTGGCAAATACTAGAGAATAATTGCAGGCCTAAAAATCCTCTTCTATGATTACAACTGAGCTGCGCTCTCTGTCCAGTGAGCCATAGACTCTTCTTCCCTGTCTTTCTGCGAGACTG contains:
- the LOC143163092 gene encoding uncharacterized protein LOC143163092 translates to MVGFQKEGFLKSSTSQGRDQLPVQVADVTGEQDGEVPGSSGQAGRHRGSSPSTPAEEQESSVPASDEDSPARTTESWQWPLSSSETHSNVGEDFEGFQTPARTPECTMDIQSPGDQSLSRTPQFESDSPEEEEGNDEMNEEHRGVEPVPRDRGWRGQPQLTEGEKLLMETNSRIVQLLENIKREHAQSMGLMSQSMGRMELQLGIVATSTRAIHNYLSEILAFLKQPRTQVLETRISQRATPHVELTCASTWTGEDAVASSTVCLPGAEGTSDSREPPQATLPCRSGRLQRAITERASLPMPTRQAKGGGKKK